In Phalacrocorax carbo chromosome 29, bPhaCar2.1, whole genome shotgun sequence, the sequence TTTGCACCCCACAGACCCGCCTTTGCTCCCCACGGACCTGCCTTTGCCCCCCACGGACCCGCCGTTGCTCCCCACGGACCCGCCTTTGCGCCCCACATACCCGTCTTTCTCCTGCCCCACGTCTTCCTCGGTGGGGACGGCCAACATGGGGCGCAGCCCCACGGCGCgcagccgccccgccgccgccaccacctcGTCGGGGGTCTCGCCCCCCACGAACTGCCCGTAGAAAGTCGCCCGCAACAGGCCGCCCCACAGCCGTGCTCCCAGGACCCGCCGCGAAACCGCCAGGatctgggtggggggggggggaggaggggaggctcggcggccgccccacggcgccgtggggcagggctgtggggcggGACGGGGGGGTTTCTCACCGCGCCGGCGTGCCGCACCAGCGGGGGGAAGGCGCAGAGCCGCAGCACCAGCAGCGCCCGCGCCAGCTCCCGCCCGCTCTTCAACCGAAACGCCCGCCCGTCCCCAAAATCCAAGGGCTTTCCCGGCGCCGTGGGGCGCCCCacggcggccccgccgccgggctcCTGCCCCATGGCGGCCGCTCAAAGGTCGCCGCtgcccgcggggcggcccttaaACCCTTCGCCCCTCCTCATCGTCACTCAttaacccccccccccccctttccccacgGCGAGGGGTCGGTGAGGCCGAACGGCTGCTTTATtgtagcgggggggggggaggggggggcgtgGCCGCCGCTGGGGCGTGGCCGCCGCTGGGGCGTGGCCGAATCCGGGGCGGGGCTCAGTAGTTGGAGCCGCGCTCCTGCTGGCGGTAGCCGCCGCGGCGCAGGTAGCCGCCGTCGCCCTTGCGGTAGCCGTCCTTCTGATCTGTGGGGCAGAGGAGAAAGCGGGTGAGGCGCGGgccgggggccgcggggcggggccggggcggggcaggggcgtGGCACCGACCCCGGAAATAACCCCCGTAGGAGCCTTGTTTGTGGTCGAAGACCCTCTCGTTGTTCTCCACCAGGTTGCCCAGCTTCTCGGCCAGCTGCAGCGCCAGGTTCTGCTGCGCCGTCGGCTCCGTCCGGTGCATCATCACCGTCTGCGTCGGCTGGTCCAGGGACGCCTGCCCggcgggggagggcggggcgcggtgaggccccgcccccccggccccgcccggccccgccctccatcccccagccccaccatcaGCTCCTCGTTGATGATCATTTTGCTGATGATGCTGTGAACCGTCGGCAGGTCCAGCTCGAACATCTCCGCCAGGATCTCcatgctgggggggggcggggagagaagggggaggagTCAAAgaggccccggccccgccccgcgccccgccccggccccgcccgtCACCTGATGGAGTCGTAGACGCTGCTGTAGGTGAAGAGGTACGTGCGCAGCGACTCCTCCTGGATCTTCCTGGCGGGGGGAGGCGCCACGTCGGCCCTCGGGGCTTCGCCTCCGCCCCACGGCGCTCCCCTCCTCCGCCCCACGGCGCTCCCCATCTCCGCCCCACGgcgctcccctcctgccccccacggcgctcccctcctgccccccacggcgctcccctcctgccccccacgGCGCTCCCCTCCTCCGCCCCACGgcgctcccctcctgccccccacgGCGCTCCCCTCCTCCGCCCCACAgtgctcccctcctgccccccacggcgctcccctcctctgccccacggcgctccccctccccacacatggcgctcccctccccacacacagTGTTCCCCTCCTCCGCCCCACGGCGCTCCCCTCCTCCGCCCCACGgcgctccccctgcccacacACGGcgctcccctcctctgccccacggcgctccccctccccacacatggcgctcccctccccacacacagtgctcccctccccccacacggcgctcccctccccacacatcactccccctccccccacgacctttcccctccccccacgaCCTTCCCCGTCCCCCCACaaccctgcccctccccccattGCCTTGCCCCTCCCCCCACGACCTCCCCCCATggcgctcccctccccccatggcgctcccctccccccacgaccctccccctccccccacgaccttccccctccccacacgaccttcccctccccccatgaCCTCCCCCCACGGCcttgcccctccccccccgccccccgccccgccccacggACCTGACCAGCATGGCTCGCACTTTATCGGCCTCGGGGAACAGGTCCCAGACTTTGCCGTTCATCTTGTCGTTGACGACGAAGCGGTGGCAGGAGCGCCAGTCCCCCGTCTTCATCGCCTTCGAGGCCGCCACCACGTGCTCCCGCATCGACTCCGGCGGCcctgcggggggcgggggtcagctggggggcgggggggcgggggggggggataagGGGCCGTGGGGGGGGAtaaggggggaaagggggtgttggggggggataagggggggaaagggggcgttggggggggataagggggggaaagggggtgtttggggggggataagggggcgttggggggggataagggggggaaagggggtgttggggggggatAAGGGGGCGTTTGGGGGGGGGtaaggggggaaagggggtgttggggggggataagggggggaaagggggtgttgggggggataagggggggaagggggggataagggggggataaggggggaaagggggtgttgggggggatAACGGGGGGGATAAGGGGGGGATaaggggggggatgggggggatgaGGGGGGGGATGAGGGGGGAATAAGGGGGGGGATAAGGGGGGGGATAAGGGGGGAGATGAGGGGGGGGATAAGGGGGGGATGGGGGCGATAAGGGGGGGATAAGGGGGGGATAAGGGGGGGATAAGGGGGGGATAAGGGGGGGGATGAGGGGGGGATAAGGGGGGGATAAGGGGGGGATAAGGGGGGGATAAGGGGGGGGATAAGGGGGGGATAAGGGGGGGATAAGGGGGGGATAAGGGGGGGATAAGGGGGGGATGAGGGGGGGGAtaagggggggctgggggggataagggggggataagggggggctgggggggataAGGGGGGGATAAGGGGGGATAAGGGGGGGAtaagggggggctgggggggataagggggggataagggggggctgggggggataAGGGGGGGATAAGGGGGGGATAAGGGGGGATAAGGGGGGGATAAGGGGGGGAtaagggggggctggggggataAGGGGGGGATAAGGGGGGATAAGGGGGGATAAGGGGGGGATAAGGGGGGGATAAGGGGGGGATAAGGGGGGGACGGGGCGGATAATGGGGTGGCACAAGGCGCGGGACGCGGTGGGGGGACGTGGCGGGGACACAAGGTGGGGGGGacggggttgggggggggatggggggcggGGCAcacgggcggggcggggcggggtgtcTGcgcgcgccccccgcccgcccgcacCCAGCAGGGGCTGGCGCTCGCCGACGCGCAGCTGGTGGTGGAACTGCTTGCTGATCATGCGGCGGCGGGCGTCGAACTCGTGGGCCGCCATGTAGGGGATCTCCAGCAGCATGGCCGCCACCAGGTAGACgcactccagcagctccaggttGACGTGCATGTGGAAGGGCACCTGCCGCCGCTTCTCCACCTTCTCCTGCTCGGCGTTGCGCTCCTGCAGGCtccgcagcagcagcccctgccccagcagctccttgGCGCGCCCCGACGACTGGATGTCCAGCAGGGCGTTGTGCGCGTCCTTGATCAGCCCCTCGCGGAAGGCGCAGATCCCCAGCTGGACCATGGTGCGGTTGTAGAGGATctgcggggggggtggggggctgttaTGGCTCCAcgtgggggggttggggggctcagggtggcctggggggagggggggggctgggggacacggcGGGGGCAAGGCaaggtggtggggaaggaaccCAACGGGCCTTGAAGGAACTCAACGGGTCTTGAGGGAACCCAATGGGCCTTGAGGGAACCCAACGGGTCTTGAAGGAACTCAACGGGCCTTGAGGGAACCCAACGGGCCTTGAGGGAACCCAACGGGTCTTGAAGGAACTCAACGGGTCTTGAAGGAACTCAACGGGCCTTGAGGGAACCCGACGGGCCTTGAGGGAACCCGACAGGCCTTGAAGGAACCCAACGGGCCTTGAGGGAACCCGACGGGCCTTGAGGGAACCCAACGGGCCTTGAGGGAACCCGACGGGCCTTGAGGGAACCCAACGGGCCTTGAGGGAACCCAACGGGCCTTGAGGGAACCCAACGGGCCTTGAGGGAACCCAACGGGCCTTGAGGGAACCCGACGGGCCTTGAAGGAACCCGACGGGCCTTGAGGGAACCCGACGGGCCTTGAGGGAACCCGACGGGCCTTGAGGGAACCCAACGGGCCTTGAGGGAACCCGACGGGCCTTGAGGGAACCCGACGGGCCTTGAGGGAACCCGACGGGCCTTGAGGGAACCCGACGGGCCTTGAGGGAACCCGACGGGCCTTGAGGGAACCCGACGGGCCTTGAGGGAACCCGACGGGCCTTGAGGGAACCCAACGGGCCTTGAGGGAACCCAACGGGTCTTGAGGGAACCCAACGGGCCTTGAGGGAACCCGACGGGCCTTGAGGGAACCCGACGGGCCTTGAGGGAACCCGACGGGTCTTGAGGGAACCCGACGGGCCTTGAGGGAACCCAACGGGTCTTGAGGGAACCCAACGGGCCTTGAGGGAACCCGACGGGCCTTGAGGGAACCCGACGGGCCTTGAGGGAACCCGACGGGCCTTGAGGGAACCCAACGGGTCTTGAGGGAACCCGACGGGCCTTGAGGGAACCCAACGGGCCTTGAGGGAACCCAACGGGCCTTGAGGGAACCCGACGGGCCTTGAGGGAACCCGACGGGCCTTGAGGGAACCCGACGGGCCTTGAGGGAACCCGACGGGCCTTGAGGGAACCCAACGGGCCTTGAGGGAACCCGACGGGCCTTGAGGGAACCCAACGGGCCTTGAGGGAACCCAACGGGCCTTGAGGGAACCCGACGGGCCTTGAGGGAACCCAACGGGCCTTGAAGGAACCCAACGGGTCTTGAGGGAACCCGACGGGCCTTGAGGGAACCCGACGGGCCTTGAGGGAACCCAACGGGCCTTGAGGGAACCCAACGGGCCTTGAGGGAACCCGACGGGCCTTGAGGGAACCCGACGGGCCTTGAGGGAACCCGACGGGCCTTGAGGGAACCCGACGGGTCTTGAGGGAACCCGACGGGCCTTGAGGGAACCCGACGGGCCTTGAGGGAACCCGACGGGCCTTGGGGGAACCCGACGGGTCTTGAGGGAACCCGACGGGCCTTGAGGGAACCCAACGGGTCTTGAGGGAACCCAACGGGCCTTGAGGGAACCCGACGGGCCTTGAGGGAACCCGACGGGCCTTGAGGGAACCCGACGGGCCTTGAGGGAACCCAACGGGTCTTGAGGGAACCCAACGGGCCTTGAGGGAACCCGACGAGCCTTGAGGGAACCCAACGGGCCTTGAGGGAACCCGACGGGCCTTGAAGGAACCCAACGGGCCTTGAGGGAACCCGACGGGCCTTGAGGGAACCCGACGGGCCTTGAGGGAACCCGACGGGCCTTGAGGGAACCCAACGGGCCTTGAAGGAACCCGACGGGCCTTGAGGGAACCCGACGGGCCTTGAGGGAACCCGACGGGCCTTGAGGGAACCCAACGGGCCTTGAGGGAACCCGACGGGCCTTGAAGGAACCCAACGGGCCTTGAGGGAACCCAACGGGCCTTGAAGGAACCCAACAGGCCTTGAGGGAACCCAACGGGCCTTGAGGGAACCCAACGGGCCTTGAGGGAACCCGACGGGCCTTGAGGGAACCCGACGGGCCTTGAGGGAACCCGACGGGCCTTGAGGGAACCCAATGGCTCCCcatgggggtctggggggctcAGGGTGCTCTAGGGGGCCTTGGGGGGGTTCAGGGGGGTCCCTCGGGGCTCTCcatgggggggtttgggggggctcagggtgccctggggggggtTGGGAGGCACCAAACCACCCCAACATCCCCCCATAGGGACCCCGTAGGGACTTGTGGGTCCCAGAGACACCCCAATATCCCCCCCCCAGACACTCACAGGTCCCACATTCACCCCAGCATCCCTCCATAGTAACTTATGGGTCCCAGCTTCACCCCAATATCCCCCCCCAGACACTTGTGGGTCCCACAATCACCCCAGTATCCCCCCATAGGAACCCCATAAGGACATGTGGGTCCTAGAGACACCCCAATATCCCCCCATAGGAACCCCATTAGGACATGTGGGTCTCAGGGACGCCCCAATATCCCCCCATAGGGACCCCATAAGGACATGTGGCTCCCAGAGACACCCCAATATCCCCCCATAGGGACCCCATAAGGACATGTGGGTCCCAGGGGCATCCCAACATCCCCCCATAGGGACCCCATAAGGACTTATGGGTCCCAGGGACACCCCAATATCCCCCCATAGGGACCCTATAAGGACATGTGGGTCCCAGGGACACCCCAATATCCCCCCAATATCCCCCCGTAGTGACTTGTGGGTCCCAGGCACACCCCAATATCCCCCCATAGGGACCCCGTAGGGACTTGTGGGTCCCAGGGACGCCCCAATATCCCCCCAATATCCCCCCGTAGTGACTTGTGGGTCCCAGCTTCACCCCAACaacccccccccgcgccccacaCCGACGCGACACaccatctcccccccccccccgcgccccgcgccggGCGGCCGTGGGGCGGCCCCACCTGGACGGGGGGGGTCGGCGTGCTGGATGTTGTCCTGCAGGTGGGACATGAGCATGAGGTCGCGCGCCTGGTACCAGCGGCTGTGCAGGGCGTGGTGGTAGATGTGGCAGAGGATGGCGCAGGTGCGGATGCGGTCGGTGCGGTCCTTGGCGTAGATGTACTTGCAGAGGCGCTCCATGAGGGCGGCcgagccttcctcctcctcctcctcctcctcccccccgccctcgGGGGCCCCCCGGGGGtcgcggcggcgggcgccgtAGTCGAACTTGTAGTAGGTGTGGAGGACGCGGCGCAGGTAGACGCGGCAGAGCTCCTCCGTCGTGCCCTTCTCCTGCAGGTACCGCTGGAGGCGGGCGACGATGGCGCACACCCGCGCCTCGTCCTTCAGGTGGTCCACGTACTCTGTGGGGCACGCGGACGCCGTGGGGCGGGGGCGGTTCCCCGCCGGCGCGACCCACGCCCGTGCCCCACTGCGTGCGTGCGCGCGCGGCCGGACCTTGCGAGTGGGGGTCGGTGTTTTGCATGATCTTGGTGAACTCCTCGTCCATGCGCTCGACCAGGGTGAGGATGCAGCCGCGCACgcgcaggggctggggggcggcggcggggggtgtGACCCACGGCGGCCGGCGCGGACCCACGGCGGCCGGCGCGGACCCACGGCGGCCGGCGCGGACCCATGCGGGCTCCCACACGGACCCATAGGGGTTCCCACGGACCCATGGCAGCTCTTGTGGACCCGAAGGGGCTCCCCCACAGACCCACAGCGGCAGCCACGGACCCATGGGGGCACCCACAgacccacagcagcacccacgCGGACCCACGGGGGCTTCCCCACAGACCCATAGGGGCTCCCACAGACCCATAGGGGCTCCTCCACAGACCCACAGGGGCTCCCACAGACCCATAGGGGCTCCCCCACAGACCCACAGGGGCTCCCACAGACCCACAGGGGCTCCCACAGACCCATATGGGCTCCCCCACAGACCCATGGGGGCTCCCCCACagacccacagcagcagccacagaccCATGGGGGCACCCACAGACCCATAGGGACTCCCCGACAGACCCACAGGGGCTCCCACAGACCCATATGGGCTCCCCCACAGACCCACAGGGGCTCCCACAGACCCATAGGGGCTCCCCCACAGACCCATAGGGGCTCCCCCACAGACCCATAGGAGCTCCCACAGACCCATAAGGGCTCTCCCACAgacccacagcagcacccacagaCCCACAGCGGCACCCACGTGGACCCACGGGGGCTCCCCCACAGACCCATAGGGGCTCCCACAGACCCATAAGGGCTCTCCCACGGACCCATAAGGGCTCTCCCACGGACCCACAGCGGCACCCACAGACCCAAGGTGGCACCCGCACAGACCCATAGGGGCTCCCACAgacccacagcagcacccacagacccacagcagcacccacagaCCCACAGCAGCACCCGCACGGACCCACGGGGGCTCCCCCACAGACCCATAGGGGCTCCCACAGACCCATGGGGGCTCCCCCACAGACCCACAGCGGCACCCACAGACCCACAGCAGCACCCGCGCGGACCCACGGGGGCTCCCCCACAGACCCATAGAGGCTCCCGCACAGACCCATGGGGGCTCCCCACAGATCAATGGGGACACCCATGGACCTATAGGTGCTCCCTTGTGCCCAACAAGTGCCCCTCAGAGACCCCTCAGTGCCCCCCACGAACCCACAGGTGCTCCCTTGTACCCAACAAGTGCCCCCCAGAGACCCCTCAGTGCCCCCCACGGACCCACAGGTGCCCCCCAGAGACCCTCAGGTGCCCCCCAAGACCCACAGGTGCCCCCCCAAGACCCACAGGCGCCCCCCAGAGACCCTCAGGTGCCCCCCAAGACCCACAGGTGACCCCCCACGGACCCACAGGTGCCCCCCACAGACCCACAGGTGCCCCCCACGGACCCACAGGTGCCCCCCAAGACCCACAGGTGCCCCCCATGGACCCACAGGTGACCCCCACGGACCCACAGGTGACCCCCAAGACCCACAGGTGACCCCCACGGACCCACAGGTGCTCCCTTGTAGCCAACAAGTGCCCCCCAAGACCCACAGGCACCCCCCAGAGACCCACAGGCGCCCCCCAAGACCCACAGGTGACCCCCCAAGACCCACAGGCGCCCCCCAGAGACCCACAGGCGCCCCCCAGAGACCCTCAGGTGCCCCCCAAGACCCACAGGTGCCCCCCCAAGACCCACAGGCGCCCCCCAGAGACCCTCAGGTGCCCCCCAAGACCCACAGGTGACCCCCCACGGACCCACAGGTGCCCCCCACAGACCCACAGGTGCCCCCCACGGACCCACAGGTGCCCCCCAAGACCCACAGGTGTCCCCCACGGACCCACAGGTGACCCCCACGGACCCACAGGTGACCCCCAAGACCCACAGGTGCCCCCCACGGACCCACAGGCGCCCCCCAAGACCCACAGGTGACCCCCCAAGACCCACAGGCGCCCCCCAGAGACCCACAGGTGCCCCCCAAGACCCACAGGCGCCCCCCAGAGACCCTCAGGCACCCCCCAAGACCCACAGGTGACCCC encodes:
- the LOC135318302 gene encoding eukaryotic translation initiation factor 3 subunit C-like translates to MSRFFTTGSDSESESSVSGDELTAKPAGGNYSKPLLLSEDEEDTKRVVRSAKDKRFEELNNLIKTIRNAMKIRDVTKCLEEFELLGRAYGKGRGVVDREGVPRFYARILADLEDYLNELWEDKEGKKRMNKNNAKALGTLRQKLRKYNRAYEAAIASYRQNPEQSDEDEEKKSRDSEGSTSSSSASSEEDEEGVGAFLRKKEGDGRGRFLKKAEAEEEEEEESDDDEDWGSSDSDTDSESDEDEGKYTSLASKFLKKEEEKKGGEKKREEKAKKKHDRKSRRYEEEEEDGEGEWEKVKGGVPLVKEKPKMFAKGTEIDHAAVVKKLNEILQARGKKGTDRAAQIELLQLLVGIAAENGLGVALEVKIKFNIIASLYDYNPNLATYMKPEMWQKCLGCIEELLDVLFAHPEIFIGENIVEESENLSNPEQPLRVRGCILTLVERMDEEFTKIMQNTDPHSQEYVDHLKDEARVCAIVARLQRYLQEKGTTEELCRVYLRRVLHTYYKFDYGARRRDPRGAPEGGGEEEEEEEEGSAALMERLCKYIYAKDRTDRIRTCAILCHIYHHALHSRWYQARDLMLMSHLQDNIQHADPPPQILYNRTMVQLGICAFREGLIKDAHNALLDIQSSGRAKELLGQGLLLRSLQERNAEQEKVEKRRQVPFHMHVNLELLECVYLVAAMLLEIPYMAAHEFDARRRMISKQFHHQLRVGERQPLLGPPESMREHVVAASKAMKTGDWRSCHRFVVNDKMNGKVWDLFPEADKVRAMLVRKIQEESLRTYLFTYSSVYDSISMEILAEMFELDLPTVHSIISKMIINEELMASLDQPTQTVMMHRTEPTAQQNLALQLAEKLGNLVENNERVFDHKQGSYGGYFRDQKDGYRKGDGGYLRRGGYRQQERGSNY